GACGATCGGCTCTGTCTCGCCCTCGACCGCGATCTCCTCTTCGTGGGCCCTGGGGACGGGCCGGTGGGTGCCTTCCCGTTCTACCCACTGTGTGAGGGCTTCCAGGCCCCGCTGGAACGCTTGCTGTGCCTTGCTCGGCCCTTTCGCTCCGCGACTGGCCGCGGGGGCGGGAGACGGCTTCTGGTCGGGTTGTACGCCCAGCGCGGTCAGCCGTTCCTGCTGCTCGGGCAACAGCCGCACCCAGTTGGCCGATTGCTTTTGCTGCTGGAGCCATCGGCCGATGTCGTCGCCGTCGAAGACGACGCCCGGCGCGATGTGGGGCAGGACGCCGTCGGCGTCGACCAGGTTGGCCAGGATCCGGTAGTGGCGCTGCCAGTCCAGCGGCCATGGGCAGTCCCAGTCCTCGTCGATCGCGGTCAGTTGCGCCGCGCGCTCGGCGGCTCGGTCCGGGTCTTTGCCCAGGCCGTTCTTCGCGCCTTTGCGGCGGAGGTTGGCCATGTGCTGCCCGATGGGCACCATTTCGTCGTCTTCGCCCCATATGGCGTCCTGGCGGGGTGCGAGGTGTCCGGTGGCCCGCCGGTAGGAGCGGAGCGCAGCGAGTTTGGCCTCCCAGGCTTCCTCGCCCGGTTCCCACACCATCCCGGCCTCTGGCGCGTCCAGCAGCTCCTTGCGCCGGTCCTCCAGCTCCCCGGCGCGCAGGGCTTTGCGCTGCTGGTGCACCCACCGCCCGAGGGGGAAGTTCTTGGTGACGCCGACCTCGGTCTCGGTGT
Above is a genomic segment from Streptomyces globosus containing:
- a CDS encoding helicase associated domain-containing protein; translation: MVASASFRPLVAVLQGLRSHDDRLVEQLASRALTSGKRKIHVRRDEGGQIVGTGTEGEDQEDSADAAAESALLHFSSPRDAATIAAFLRTRVYRPESLVWLEGYQALIRWRAENGITGLYAVPYDTETEVGVTKNFPLGRWVHQQRKALRAGELEDRRKELLDAPEAGMVWEPGEEAWEAKLAALRSYRRATGHLAPRQDAIWGEDDEMVPIGQHMANLRRKGAKNGLGKDPDRAAERAAQLTAIDEDWDCPWPLDWQRHYRILANLVDADGVLPHIAPGVVFDGDDIGRWLQQQKQSANWVRLLPEQQERLTALGVQPDQKPSPAPAASRGAKGPSKAQQAFQRGLEALTQWVEREGTHRPVPRAHEEEIAVEGETEPIVVKLGVWISNTKSRRDKLTTDQLAALAKLGVDWA